In the genome of Methylococcus sp. EFPC2, the window AATCTCGCCCGTATTCTTCTCAAGCCCAAGGTCCGCAGCAGACTTCCTTCCGGGGTGGGCGGAAATCCAATCAAATTCGATGCAGAGGTAACGAGTGCTCAAGAAATCTTTTTATGTTGCGACCTGGGGACTGGCCGCCGCGATGACCGCCGGAGCGGCGCAGGCGGACGGTTTCCGGACTTATCTGTCCATCGTAGGTTCGTCTTCGCTGGCGCCGTTCTCGGAAGCGGTGTCGGACCGCATCACCAAATCCGGCAAGATCAAGCAGCCCAAGCTGGAATCCACCGGCACCGGTGGCGGCTTCGCCTTGTTTTGTGAAGGCGTGGGCATGGAACATCCCGACGTCGTCAACGCGGGCCGGCGCATCCACGCCAAGGAGCTCGACGCCTGTCAGCGCAACGGGGTGGGGAATGTGGTCGAAATCAAGATCGGCTATGACGGTGTCGTACTGGCGGACGCGCAAAAAGGCGCGGCTCTGACCGAACTGTCGCGCAAGGATCTTTATCTGGCCCTGGCCAAGCAGATCATCGACCCGAATTGCAAGGACAAGTGCGACACGCTGGTGCCCAATCCCTACAAGACCTGGAAACAGGTCAATCCCGCCCTGCCGGACAGCAAGATCGAAGTCTACGGGCCTCCGGTCAGCGCCAGTATCCGCGACACCTACGGCGACCTCGTGATGGGGACGGGCTGTGCCGCCTATCCGCAGATCGCCAAGCAGTCGCGTAGCGAGGCGGAATTCAAGCGCCTTTGCTACAGCGTGCGCGAGGACGGGGCCTATATCGAGGACACCGACGAGAACCGGGCGGGCGCCGTGCTCACCAATCCCAATGCTGTCGGCTTGTTCACCTATACCTGGCTGAAACGTCATTCCGAGCGGCTGAAACCCCTGAGTATCGAAGGCGTCGTGCCTACGGACGATAGCATCGTCAGTCAACGCTATCCCATCGCGAGCGGCATGTATTTCTATGTCAAGAAGGCACATGTCGAGCGGGTGCCAGGTTTGCCGCAATACCTGGCCGAATTCACCGGCGACAAGGCCTGGGGCGACAAAGGCTATCTGCTCGCGGCCGGCCTGATCCCCATGCCCAAGGAAGAGCGCGCGCGCTATGCCGCGGATGCCAAGGCGCTGACGCCGCTCCTGTCACTGGATCCGGCGGTCCAAGCGGCACAACCCAAACCCGTGCTACCCGAGGAGCCGGCCCGGCCCGTCAAACCCGCCCAGCCGGCCAAGGCGGCCAAGCCGTCCCAACCGACTAAGTCGACAAAACCGGCCAAGGCCGCCAAATAAGCCGCATCGCTTAAGGCGCCAGTACCAGCCAGCGTAGGATGTGCCGAATAACGTGAGGCGCATCGATCGCGATCGATGCGCTTCGCTATCGCTCAGCACATCCTGCATGGGTTATGGGACCCGCCGACTCTCAGGGCACGAGCACCAGCTTGCCGCTCGTGTGCCCGCCCTCGATCAGGACGTGCGCCCGGGCGGCCTCTTCCAGCGGCAAAACCCGGCTCAGGTGGATGCGCAACTGGCTCTGGTCCAGCCAGCGGCCGCACTGTTCCAGGATCTCCACCTGGTGCAGCCGGGCGTCTTCCAAATCGCGCAGTAGGGGCAGCAGCATCAGTTCGAATCCGATGCGCAGGTTGCGCGTGCGCGCCTCGCCCAAGGGCGTGTCGCCGATGTCCAGCAGGGTGACGATGTCACCGTAGGGCGCGGTGCATTCGATGCTGCGGCGGAACACCTCCGGGCCCACGGTATCGAATACCAGGTCGGCTCCGCGGCCTCCGGTCAGATCGTTGACCGCCGCGACGAAATCCTCATTCTTGTAGTCGATCGCCTCGTCGGCGCCCCACTGCGTAGCCAGCTCGGCTTTCTCCGCCGAACCCACGGTGGCGATGACGCGCGCGCCGCGCAGCTTGGCCAACTGGACGGCGACATGACCGACGCCGCCGGCACCGGCGTGGATCAAGACCGTTTGTCCGGACCGGAGCCGGCCCCGGTCGTACAGCGCCCCCCAGGCCGTGATCAGCACCAGCGGGCCCGCCGCGGCCTGCTCGAAGCTCAGCGATTTGGGCATGGGCGCGGCCCAGCGGGCGTCCAGCACGGTGTATTCGGCGTAATTGCCGGGCTCGCGCCCCAGGCCGCCATGGCAATACCAGACTTTGTCGCCGACCTTGAAACGGTTCACCGCCGCACCGGTTTCCACCACCACCCCGGCCCCGTCTAAGCCCAGCACGGCCGGCAGGGCGCCGTCGTAAAACACGCCGCGCCGCCTCAGCTTGGTATCGACGGGATTGACGCCGGCCGCCTTGATTTGAACCTTGATCTGGCCGGGATCGGCGATGGACGGTTCGGGCAGCTCGGCCAGTTGCAATAGTTCGGGCTCGCCCGGCCTGGTCATGAGTATGGCTTTCATGGATTGCTCGTTCAGCGGAGGGAAGAAAGGCTGGGGCGTTGTCCAACCGGCGGTCGGCGCACGCCGCTGAAGCGCTGCCCCCAATAGGGCTGCGCCAGGCTGGAAACCATCACCCGGCCGGTACGGCTGCTGGGCGCGTGGATGAAACGGTCCTCGCCGACATAAAGGCCGACGTGGTTGAAAGCCCGGCCTTCCGTATCGAAAAAGACCAGGTCGCCGGGCCGGCGCCGGGCCGGCTCGACCTCGGGAAGGGCATAGGCCATCTCCCGTACCGTGCGCGGCAGGACGATGCCGTACTCCCGGTAAACATGGGCGATGAATCCGCTGCAATCGAAGCCCTCCTGCGGGCTGTCCTTGCCGGGGCGGTAGGGCGCGCCTTGCAGGCTCAGGGCGTAGTTCACCACAGCCGGAGTCGATTCTCCCCGGCTGGCTGGCTTGTAGGCTGGACCCGACGCGCAACCGGCCAGGCCCAGGAGCAGGATCAACAGCAAGCAGCGATGCGCGAGGCTCATGAGTGAGTCCACCTTGGTCGGTCCCGGATCGAGGAGCCGATATCATAGAGCAGCCCGGGATTTCCCGTCAGCCTTTGCACATCGCGTAGTCTGCGGCGCTGCGGCCGTGGCCTCGCTAGCACTCCAGGTTTTTTCTTGAATCGACCGCAAGCGGTGAAAACCGAAGGTCGCGGTCTCCCTTCTTATGGGTTCACTTCGATCACGATCTTGCCGAAATGGCCCGCGTTTTTCAGGTGGGTGTAAGCCTCGCGCGCCTGCCGGAACGGAAAGACGCGGTCGACCACCGGATGTATTTCGGCCACGCTCACGAACCGGTTGAGATCTTCGAACATGCTGCGGCTGCCGACGAAGATGCCGGACAGGCGCTTGGCGCCGCCGATCAGCGCGAAAGGATTGAGTTCGCCGCCGAAGCCGCTGAGGCCGCCGATGATGGCGATCGTGCCGCCCATCCGGGCGCTGGCGATCGAACGCGCCAGCGTCCCCTTGCCGCCGACTTCCAGCACCAGGTCGACCCCGCGCCCTTCGGTCAGGCGCAAGACTTCCTCCTGCCACTCGGGTGTGGTCCGGTAGTTGATCGTCGCCGAGGCACCGAGACGACGCGCGCGCTCCAGCTTTTCGTCGCTGGATGAGGTGATGATGGTGTACAGACCCGCCGCCTTGGCCAATTGCAGGGCCCAGACCGACACGCCGCCGGTGCCCAGCAGCAACACGCTGTCTCCGGGCCGGAGTCCGCCTTCGACGAACAGCGCATTCCAGGCCGTGACGCCGGCACAGGGCAGGGTGGCGGCTTCCGTATAACTGAGATGTGCCGGTATCGAGACCAGGGCGTCTTCGTGCAGTACCACTGCTTCGGCCAGCATGCCGTCCCGGGCCCCGCCGAGTGCGCCCACGGAGTTTTGCACGGTGGGTGCGCCCTGGATCCATTCCGGAAAAAACGAGGCTGCGACACGGTCGCCCACGCGAAACCGGCTCACTCGCGCGCCGACGGCGACGACTTCCCCCGCGCCGTCGGAACAGGGAACCACAGGCGCCTCGCCCGCGCTGAGATATTTCCCGTCCGCGATCATCAGGTCGCGAAAATTGAGCGATACGGCGTGCACACGCACCTGTACTTCGTGATCGGCCGGGGCGGCAAGGCTGCGTTCAACCTGTTCCAGCCCGGCAATCTGTTGTCCCGATTTGATTTGATAAGCCTGCATTTCCATCTCCTTTTAGTTAACAAAACATCTGTGCTTGCAGTGGCCGTCGGCGCAACGATCGACATCGTCGTCGTGCTCGCGTCGACATGGGCGGTTATGATATCGGAGCCACGCGGTCCGCAGTGGCGGAATTAGTTAACAACTCTGTAGCGTGTATGGAACCAATCCATGAGTGATCGCTTAAACGGCATCAGCGCGTTTGTCGAAGCGGTGGAGGCCGGCAGTTTCGCACTGGCGGCACAACGCATGCGGCTGACCCGCTCGGCGGTGGGCAAGAGTATCGCGCGGCTGGAGCAGCGCCTGGGGGTGCGGCTGTTCCATCGGACGACGCGCAGCCAGAGCCTGACGGAAGAAGGGCAGGCGTATTACGAACGCTGCGTGCGCGCCCTGGCGGAACTGGATGCCGGCGCATCGGCGCTGGACAGCGGCAAGCGCGAGCCCGCCGGATGTTTGCGCGTCACCGCGCCCGTGCTGTTCGGCCGCCATTGCGTCGCGCCGGTGTTTCTCGCCCTGGGGCGCCGCTACCCGCGACTGAAGATGGAAATGTCCTTCAACGACCGCGTCGTCGATCTGGTGGACGAAGGCTACGACTTGGCCGTGCGCATAGGCAAGCTGCCCGACAGCGGCAGCCTGGTCGCGCGACGCCTGGGCGCCCAGCGCATGGTGATTTGCGCCGCACCGTCTTACCTGGCCGAACACGGAAAACCGGCCGGCACGGATGATCTTTCCCGCCATGTGGGCATCGCCTATGGCCGCTCGGGCCGCGTCTCGCCTTGGCGCATCAGCGACGGTGCGGGCCGGATCGTCGAGCTCCGGGCCGATATCCGCTTCGTGTTCGACGATCTGCAGGCGATCGCCGATGCCGCCATGGCAGGACTGGGTCTGGCCTGGCTGCCTTGCTGGCTGATGGCGCAGCATGCGCGGGCCGGTCAACTGGAGATCGTGATGGGCTGCGACAGCCTGCCGGCGACGGAAATTCACGTCGTGTGGCCGCAATCGCATTATTTGCCGACCAAGACGCGGGCCGCGATCGATGCGCTGGTGGCCGAGATACCCGGCATGGTCGGGCAATTCGAACAGGCCTAGATCTAAGCGCTGCCGTCCGCCGTCCATTGCCGGCGGTAGTCGCCGTAGGCGTAGGATTTCATCTCGCGCACGGCCTCGCCGTCCCAGGCGTAGATCGTCGGCAGATTGTGGCCGTTGAAGCGGTGGGCCTTGATCAGGCTGTAGGCGCCGACGTGGCGGAACACCACCCGCTCCCCGAGTTCCGGAGGGCGCTCGAAGCGGAACTCGCCGAACACATCGCCCGCCAAACAGGTGCAGCCGGCGAGGATCACCGGCATGCCCTGCTCGGGCTCGGGTTCGTCCAGCTCGGGCCGCTTCTGGTATTCGAACACCTCGGGCAGGTGATTGATGCTGGTATCCAGCACGGCGACGATGCGCCCGTCGCTTTCGAACCGGTCGATGACGCTGGCGACCAGATAGCCGGCGCGCCCGACCAGTGCGTTACCCGGCTCGAAAAAGACCTCCAGGCCGTAGTTTGCCCGCAGCCGCCGGGCAATCTCGCCCAACTCGGCCAGATCCTCCGCGCTGTCGAACACATAACCGCCGCCCAGGTTGAGCCATTCCACGCCTTGCAGCACCGGTGCCAGCGCTTCCTCGATGTGGGCGACGGTCAGCCGCAGCGGCGCGAATCCGCGGACGCCGAAGGCCGTATGCACGTGCAGTCCTTTCAGCACGGAGCGGAAAGCGGCATGGTCCTGCCAGAGCGCGGCCGTCTCGGCGAGGTCGGCGCCCAGCTTGGAGTGCGGGCGGCAGGGGTCGTAGCGCAGGTCGCCGGCGAACGAGAGCTTGGGATTAAGCCGGATGCCCGCGCGGACAGAGGAGGGCAGGGCGGGCTGCAGGCGTTGAAACTGATTCAAGGAGTTGAAGGCGACATAGCCGCACAGGCTGCCGATTTCTTCGATCTCGTCGGGGCGCAAGCCCGGCGTGGCGATGTGCAGGCTGCCCCGGCCGGCTTCGGCCGCCAGTTTGGCTTCGTACAGGGAGCTGACGGAAAAGCCCTGGAGCCAGGGCGCGAGCAGGCGCAACAGGGGCAGGAAGGGAAAGGCCTTGACCGAATAAAGCATGCGGCAGCCGCTGGCTTCGTGGGCCTGGCGCAACCGTCCGGCCTGCCTGAGGATCAGGCTTTCGTCATAGAGGAATGCGGGAGTGGCGGGGACGAGGCGGCCGGGACGGCAAGACATGGGCAGAGGGCGAGGACGAAAAGGGGCGCTCACTCGCCGTGACTGTGCTGTACCAGCCAATCGGCCCAGTTGAGGATGGTCTTCAGCCTGGGGGCCAGCAGGGCGTGGGCCTGATCGTAATTCAGCCAGCGGAACTCTTCGTGCTCGGGCCGGCCCAGGGTGGGATTGATGGGCAGATACACCTCGCCCTCGCGCGATTCGGCCAGGTAGTAGCGCGCCACCTTGCCGAAACCGTAGGGCGCGGTTTCCTGGTAGCCCTTGCCCCAGCGGAAGTCCAAAGCCTCCAGCCCGGTTTCTTCGCCCACCTCGCGTATGGCGGCGTCAAACGGATCTTCCCCTGCTTCCACCACGCCCTTGGGAAAATCCCAGTAACTGAATGCGCGCAGCAGCAGATAACGCGGCTCCGGCGGCTCGTCGCGCACGATCACGGCTCCTGCCGACAGGGTCAGTTGTTTCATCAGCGGGCCTCCATGGTGGTCGACATGGAGGCCATTCTAACCGACCCCGGCGGCGGCCGCCTTAAGCCAGGCGGAGGTGCAAGGGACTCTGGCGCGGAAAATGGGCTTTCAGAAACTCCATCTGATCACTCAACACCCGCCGGCCCTGCAGATAAACATATTCGGCATGAGTGGGCACGAAGGGTATCGCCAACAACTGCATGCCGGCCTGTTCGGGCGTGCGGCCGGCCTTGTGGTTGTTGCACCGCTTGCAGGCGGTCACTACGTTGCTCCAGGCATCCGCCCCGCCCTGGCTGAGCGGCGTGATATGATCGCGGGAGAGGTCACGGTGCAGGAAGCGTTGTCCGCAATAGAGGCAGAGGTGGTTGTCGCGGCGGAACAGGGCCGGATTGCCGAGCGGCGGAAGATAACCGCTGGCGGCTTTGTACCCTCCGCCGTGATGGCTATGGGTGGCCAATATGGAGTTGACCTCGATCAGGCTCCGCTTGCCGGTACGGGCGTTGATTCCGCCGCGCAGGGTAAACAAAGTGCTACCGCAGGTATAAGCGACCAACTCCAGATGGTAGAGTTTGGCGGCCTCCTGGTAGCCGATCCATTCCAGCGGCATGCCGGAAGCATCGGTACGCAGTACCTGTAGACGATCGATCTCCATGGTTCCTCCGTTAAGCTTGCTAAGGTTTCATCTCATGCGTGCGGGTAAGCGATTGATTCGGTTCGAGCGGGGTCTGCGCACAGTGTATAGAAATGCCGTGTCAAGTAAAATTTTCTGTCCTCTCTGCCCGCTCCCTTTTTCGTTGGCTTATGTAAGTCACTGATACTGCGATGCCTGGCCCGATTGCGACTTGGCCTGCAGAAAATCCCGGGAGTCCGGACGGAGAGCGATTCCGGTCGTTTGTCATGGCATTTCCCACAGACTTATCCACAGGCCCAGGCCATTGTTCGCCCCTTATATGACATACGATTTACACACCCACTCGACCGCTTCCGACGGAGCCTATACCCCGACTGAACTGGTCAGGCGGGCCGCCGAAGCGGGCGTGGGCCATCTGGCCTTGAGCGATCACGACTGCACCGACGGCCTGGCCGAAGCGGAGCGGGCCGCCTCCCTCTACGGCCTTAGACTGATCCCCGCCGTGGAAGTGTCCGTCAGTTGGCAGGGCAAGTCGGTGCACATCGTCGGTCTCAACATCTCCGCCGCCTGCGCGAGCTTGCAGACCGGCCTGCAAGGCTTGCAGGCCACCCGCCGGGAACGCGCCTTGGAAATGGGGAAGCGGCTGGCCAAGGAGGGCATACCCGGCGCGTACGAGGCGGCTTATCTGCTTGCCGGCGACGGCATGATCACGCGCACCCATTTCGCCCACTTCCTGGTGACGCAAGGATTGTCGCCCAGTGTCAAGGACGTGTTCGGGCGCTATCTCACCCCCGGCAAGCCGGGTTACGTGTCCACCGAATGGGCCGGCCTGGAAGCCGCCGTGAGCTGGATACGCGAGGCGGGCGGCATCGCCGCGGTGGCCCATCCGCAGCGCTACAAGATGACCGGAAGCTGGCTGCGGCGCTTGTTCGCTGAATTCAAGGAGGCCGGGGGCGAAGCGATGGAAGTGATTTCCGGTACCTCGTCGCCCAACGACATCCAGACCATGGCCCAGCATGCCAAGCGCTTCGGGCTGCTGGCCTCGCTGGGCTCCGATTTCCACAGCCCCGAGCACAGCTGGCTCAAGCTGGGCAAACTGCCGCCGCTGCCCGAGGGGCTGACGCCGGTCTGGAGCCGCTGGCATGCCTGAAACCTCCCGTTGCGCCTGGGCCGTCCGCACGGACGAAGAGCGCTGCTATCACGACGAGGAATGGGGGAGGCCGCTGCACGACGAGCGGAAATTATTCGAATTCCTCATCCTGGAAGGCGCGCAGGCGGGTCTGAGCTGGCTGACGGTGCTGCGCAAGCGGGAGCGCTATCGGGAAGTCTTCGACGGCTTCGATCCGGAAGCGGTCGCGCGCTACGATGCCGAAAAGACGGCCATGCTGCTGGCCGATCCGGGCCTGATCCGCAACCGCCTGAAGATCGAGGCGGCGGTCGACAACGCCCGCGCCTATCTCCGGGTACAGGAAACGTACGGCAGTTTCGACGCCTATCTGTGGCGCTACGTCGACGGCCAGCCCATACAGAACGCCTGGCAGGATTACAAGGAGGCGCCCGCCGCCACGGCGGTTTCGACCGCCTTGAGCAAGGACTTGCGCAAGCGCGGATTCCGCTTCGTCGGGCCGACCATTTGTTATGCCTACATGCAGGCGGTCGGGCTGGTCAACGACCATGCCGTTGGTTGTTTCCGCTGGCATGAGCTGGGCGGCGGCCGGGAAGAACTTCCCGCATAACCCCCTCGCCGCGTCCGTGTCGGGGGGCAATCACCGCGAACCTCGTCCGGCGCGTGAGTAGTACCGCTCGATGCCGAGACCATGGGCTCAGCGCTCGGGCCAGTGCCAGGGCGGGGCGTCCAGCCGACCTTGCCCTTCGATGTGCGTTTCGCCGAGATCCTTGTAAAGCCGGATCGGTTCGCTCTGTTTGCATGGCTCCAACGCGGCGATCAAGCGCGTGGAGTGGGAAACGACCAGGATCTGGGAGCGCTCGCTCGCGTTCTCGATCAGCCTGGCCAGGGCAGGCATGAGATCGGGGTGCAAACTGGTTTCCGGCTCGTTCAGCACCATCAGCTCGGGAGGCCGGGGCGTCAGCAGCGCCGCGATCCATAACAAATACCGTAGCGTCCCGTCGGAAAGCTCGGCCTGGCTCAAGGGCCGCAACAAGCCGTGCTGGCGGAACTCGATGCCGAAGCGGCCGTCCTTCACCGTCACTTCGATACGCGCACCGGGAAAAGCGTCTTCCACCGCTTCATCGAGCCTTGCGCCATCGCCGATCTCGCGCAGGGTCTGCAAGGCGGCCGCGACGTCCCGCCCGTCGTGGCTCAACGCCGGCGTCCGCGTGCCGACCTGGATTTGCCGCGCCGGCGCATCGGTGTCGGCGCGGAAATGGTCGTAGAAACGCCAGGAGCGGATGGACTCCCGTAGCAGCAGCACTTCCGGGGCGATCCGCGGATCGGCGACGTGGGTGAGCAGGCTGTCGTAGGCCGGCACGTGCTGCGCGATGACGTCCCAGCGTCCGCGCTCGCCGCGCGTGCTGACGATGGCGCCGTGGCGCTCGACGACGGCGTTCGCCTTGCGCAAGACCGCACCGTGCCAGATGCATTCGCGCTTGATTTCGGGATCGAGACCGAAAGAACCGAACGGCGGAGAGGGCAAGCCGAAATCGACCGCGTAACTCAAATCATCGCCCGCAAACCCCATGCGCAGATGCACCCGCTCCCGGCGCGGGCCGCCCTGGACGGGATGCTCGCCACGGCGGACGGATTTGGCGAATGACTCGGGCCCGGCCCACAGTACGGACGGCAGGCCGCCCTCCCGTGCGATGGAAGCCACTGCGCCGCCGAGCGCTGTTTCGCTCAACAGCCGGAAGGCGCGATAAAGATTGGACTTGCCGCAGCCGTTGGCCCCGGTGATGACGTTGAGTTGACCCAGCGGAACGACCAGTTCCCGCAAGGAGCGGTAATTGGCGATGGCGAGCGTGTGGAGCATCCTGCGTTACCCGTTTTGGCCTGAATTTGCGCCGATTATGGCACGCGCCCGCCTCGGACGGCCTCATTCCCGGCGCGGCGGCGGCCAGACCGGGGCCGGCGCGAGGTTGCAGTGAATTTCCCCAATGTGCGCCCTCGCGCCGTTGACTCGGGCGGCACCTTGCCTCAACCATTAGGCATCCCATTACGGCCACCCTCATGAACGCCGAAATCAATCCCCGCCCCCTGGACTTGGTGCAGACCGATCCCGCGCTCGGCATCCTCCGTTTGGCGGCCTTGTCTGCCGGTCCCGACGGCAAGCTGGATGACGAGACGCTGGATCTGATTTTCGAACGCGTCGAAGCCGGCGTTTTCGCCGCCATGGACCCTGCCGCCGCATGGCCGGAACTGGTCCTGGGACTTATGGGCCGTACACCGTCGAACATGTTCCGTGCCCTCTACTCGTCCGGCGCGCTGCACGAGGTGTTGCCGGAAGTGGCGGGCGTGTTCGGTGTCCCGCAAATCGCGGACGACCCGCCGCAAGTCGATATCGGCCAGCATCTGCTGCGCGTGCTGGACGAGGCCGCCCGTTGCGACGCGCCGCTGCCGGTGCGTTTCGCCGCGCTGGTGATGCATGCCGGCAAGTCGGATTCGCCCCCCGAACACCTGCCCGTCCATTATCGCCACATCGAGCGCGGCCGTCCGCGCATCGAGGCGCTGTGCGAACGCTTCGGCGTGCCCGGGGAATGCCGCGACCTGGCCCTGCTGGCGCTCGCGGAATGCGAACGGGTGCACCGGGTGTCGCAAGTGCGCGCCGGGCCGGTCGCCGCGCTGCTGGAGCGCGTGGGAGCCTTCGACCGGCCGGAGTGCTTCGAACAGTTGATGATCCTGTGCACGTGCGACTACCGGGCCTACGGCCAGCGTCCCACCCAGGACTATCCCAAGGCCGCCTTGTTGGGCACCGCCTTGCAGGCTTGCGCAAGCATCGACGAAGCCGGGTTGTCATCCGGCCGCAGTGCCGCCGAAGCCGCGGAAAGCGTGCTGACCGCCCGCGCCACGGCGATCGCCGTCGCGTTCCGTTCGGAGCGCTGGTCGGGCGGAGCGGAATAAGCCGGCCGGCGGGAGCCCCGCTGCCCGGCCATGCGACGATGAAAAGCTACATCCCCGAACTCAGCGAAGTGCGCATGGTCAACCGGGCGCCGGACAGGCCGGTCGATTTTGGCGCCGATGGCGACTACATCCTTTCCTGTTTCAAAGACGTCGAACGGAGTTTCGCGCTCGACGCCTTCCCCGGACTCGCGGCGCAGCGGATACCGGCCCGCGCCCTGATCAAACAGCTCATCGTCTGGTGGCGCACTCTCGAACCGGCCGATGAAGCCCAGCGGGACGCCTATGGCCGCCTGCCGGGTGCCATCCGGCTCATCGACACCATTTCCTCCTGGCTGGAGGAACGCGCGGGCCACGATACCGCCGATTGAGCGCGGATCCAGGCCCGCCTTTCGCCCGCTGCGGTCCGGGCGTCGCCCGCTGCGGTCCGGGCGATTCCTTCAGGCTGGCTTCTTGTCGCTATGGCCTAGGCTGCGGCCGGGTGCGATGTGATCGCGGACCCGTTGCTTCAGTTCGGTGATCTCCGGAAAACGCCCCTCTTCCTTGCGCGACCAGACCAGGACGTCGTTCGCCCGGACCTCGAATATGCCCCCCGTGCCCGGCTTCAGGGCAAGTTCGGAAATCTCCTGGTCGAAGGTGGTCAACAATTCCTGCGCCATCCAGGCCGCGCGCAGCAGCCAGCGGCATTGATTGCAGTAAAGGATTTCGATGCGGTTGTTCATGGCGTAGCGCTTGGAGGGGTTGTTCGAGCAGCCAGGATTTCGGCTTCGGCCGAGTTTTCGGCACGCGCTTTCAAGGCCTGATTCATCGCGACGAAGCCTGCCCTG includes:
- a CDS encoding substrate-binding domain-containing protein, with amino-acid sequence MLKKSFYVATWGLAAAMTAGAAQADGFRTYLSIVGSSSLAPFSEAVSDRITKSGKIKQPKLESTGTGGGFALFCEGVGMEHPDVVNAGRRIHAKELDACQRNGVGNVVEIKIGYDGVVLADAQKGAALTELSRKDLYLALAKQIIDPNCKDKCDTLVPNPYKTWKQVNPALPDSKIEVYGPPVSASIRDTYGDLVMGTGCAAYPQIAKQSRSEAEFKRLCYSVREDGAYIEDTDENRAGAVLTNPNAVGLFTYTWLKRHSERLKPLSIEGVVPTDDSIVSQRYPIASGMYFYVKKAHVERVPGLPQYLAEFTGDKAWGDKGYLLAAGLIPMPKEERARYAADAKALTPLLSLDPAVQAAQPKPVLPEEPARPVKPAQPAKAAKPSQPTKSTKPAKAAK
- a CDS encoding zinc-dependent alcohol dehydrogenase family protein — its product is MKAILMTRPGEPELLQLAELPEPSIADPGQIKVQIKAAGVNPVDTKLRRRGVFYDGALPAVLGLDGAGVVVETGAAVNRFKVGDKVWYCHGGLGREPGNYAEYTVLDARWAAPMPKSLSFEQAAAGPLVLITAWGALYDRGRLRSGQTVLIHAGAGGVGHVAVQLAKLRGARVIATVGSAEKAELATQWGADEAIDYKNEDFVAAVNDLTGGRGADLVFDTVGPEVFRRSIECTAPYGDIVTLLDIGDTPLGEARTRNLRIGFELMLLPLLRDLEDARLHQVEILEQCGRWLDQSQLRIHLSRVLPLEEAARAHVLIEGGHTSGKLVLVP
- a CDS encoding C40 family peptidase yields the protein MSLAHRCLLLILLLGLAGCASGPAYKPASRGESTPAVVNYALSLQGAPYRPGKDSPQEGFDCSGFIAHVYREYGIVLPRTVREMAYALPEVEPARRRPGDLVFFDTEGRAFNHVGLYVGEDRFIHAPSSRTGRVMVSSLAQPYWGQRFSGVRRPPVGQRPSLSSLR
- a CDS encoding NAD(P)-dependent alcohol dehydrogenase translates to MQAYQIKSGQQIAGLEQVERSLAAPADHEVQVRVHAVSLNFRDLMIADGKYLSAGEAPVVPCSDGAGEVVAVGARVSRFRVGDRVAASFFPEWIQGAPTVQNSVGALGGARDGMLAEAVVLHEDALVSIPAHLSYTEAATLPCAGVTAWNALFVEGGLRPGDSVLLLGTGGVSVWALQLAKAAGLYTIITSSSDEKLERARRLGASATINYRTTPEWQEEVLRLTEGRGVDLVLEVGGKGTLARSIASARMGGTIAIIGGLSGFGGELNPFALIGGAKRLSGIFVGSRSMFEDLNRFVSVAEIHPVVDRVFPFRQAREAYTHLKNAGHFGKIVIEVNP
- a CDS encoding LysR family transcriptional regulator; its protein translation is MSDRLNGISAFVEAVEAGSFALAAQRMRLTRSAVGKSIARLEQRLGVRLFHRTTRSQSLTEEGQAYYERCVRALAELDAGASALDSGKREPAGCLRVTAPVLFGRHCVAPVFLALGRRYPRLKMEMSFNDRVVDLVDEGYDLAVRIGKLPDSGSLVARRLGAQRMVICAAPSYLAEHGKPAGTDDLSRHVGIAYGRSGRVSPWRISDGAGRIVELRADIRFVFDDLQAIADAAMAGLGLAWLPCWLMAQHARAGQLEIVMGCDSLPATEIHVVWPQSHYLPTKTRAAIDALVAEIPGMVGQFEQA
- a CDS encoding carboxynorspermidine decarboxylase, with protein sequence MSCRPGRLVPATPAFLYDESLILRQAGRLRQAHEASGCRMLYSVKAFPFLPLLRLLAPWLQGFSVSSLYEAKLAAEAGRGSLHIATPGLRPDEIEEIGSLCGYVAFNSLNQFQRLQPALPSSVRAGIRLNPKLSFAGDLRYDPCRPHSKLGADLAETAALWQDHAAFRSVLKGLHVHTAFGVRGFAPLRLTVAHIEEALAPVLQGVEWLNLGGGYVFDSAEDLAELGEIARRLRANYGLEVFFEPGNALVGRAGYLVASVIDRFESDGRIVAVLDTSINHLPEVFEYQKRPELDEPEPEQGMPVILAGCTCLAGDVFGEFRFERPPELGERVVFRHVGAYSLIKAHRFNGHNLPTIYAWDGEAVREMKSYAYGDYRRQWTADGSA
- a CDS encoding bis(5'-nucleosyl)-tetraphosphatase, with product MKQLTLSAGAVIVRDEPPEPRYLLLRAFSYWDFPKGVVEAGEDPFDAAIREVGEETGLEALDFRWGKGYQETAPYGFGKVARYYLAESREGEVYLPINPTLGRPEHEEFRWLNYDQAHALLAPRLKTILNWADWLVQHSHGE
- a CDS encoding HNH endonuclease — its product is MEIDRLQVLRTDASGMPLEWIGYQEAAKLYHLELVAYTCGSTLFTLRGGINARTGKRSLIEVNSILATHSHHGGGYKAASGYLPPLGNPALFRRDNHLCLYCGQRFLHRDLSRDHITPLSQGGADAWSNVVTACKRCNNHKAGRTPEQAGMQLLAIPFVPTHAEYVYLQGRRVLSDQMEFLKAHFPRQSPLHLRLA
- a CDS encoding PHP domain-containing protein translates to MTYDLHTHSTASDGAYTPTELVRRAAEAGVGHLALSDHDCTDGLAEAERAASLYGLRLIPAVEVSVSWQGKSVHIVGLNISAACASLQTGLQGLQATRRERALEMGKRLAKEGIPGAYEAAYLLAGDGMITRTHFAHFLVTQGLSPSVKDVFGRYLTPGKPGYVSTEWAGLEAAVSWIREAGGIAAVAHPQRYKMTGSWLRRLFAEFKEAGGEAMEVISGTSSPNDIQTMAQHAKRFGLLASLGSDFHSPEHSWLKLGKLPPLPEGLTPVWSRWHA
- a CDS encoding DNA-3-methyladenine glycosylase I, coding for MPETSRCAWAVRTDEERCYHDEEWGRPLHDERKLFEFLILEGAQAGLSWLTVLRKRERYREVFDGFDPEAVARYDAEKTAMLLADPGLIRNRLKIEAAVDNARAYLRVQETYGSFDAYLWRYVDGQPIQNAWQDYKEAPAATAVSTALSKDLRKRGFRFVGPTICYAYMQAVGLVNDHAVGCFRWHELGGGREELPA